The Salinicoccus roseus DNA segment AGACGGTACGGTTCTACGAAACGTTTTCGGCAATCTTCAATATCGTCACCATCACAGGAATGAACATCTTCTCGGCTTTTGGTGAAAGGATGCAGACCAGTACGGTGTTTGGCCCCTTCCTCATGACAAACAGAAGAGACTACGCGTTCACTGGCGGCCATATGAATGCAAAGGAAACACTGATAGAGGGCATGGGCATCTACAGGGGGTACCATGATGTGGATCTGCCGATCACCCTCTACATGGGGCACGGCGTATTGCAGTTCAGAATGTACCCGGAAGGGCTGCACTCCGTGGTCAAAGGGTGGCAGAAGCATATTGCCTCGGGCGCCGAAAATACCGAAGCTTCAGTTATGGCTCTGATCATGCTGTGGCTCAGTGGAACAATCATTGCGCCTATCTATCTGGTGACTACAGCCATATGGCATATCGAGACCCTCCTCCTGCCTTCTGCATTCTATATATTCTATGCACTGCAGTTCATGTGGATGGCAAGAAAGGTGATACGCCTCCCATGGTACAGCCACATTCTCTATCCCTTGTATTCACTCTTCTTTTTCCATGTATATGCACGGTCTTTCATACAGACTCGTATAACGAAGAAAGTGGAGTGGAAGGACCGGAAGATCGATTTGAAAAAGCGGAAATGATATTCCCCGGGAAATAATAAATGGAGAGTCCTAGGACTCTCCATTTTTCTTCTTCTCTTTAAAACTATGCGCTCCCTTAAGAATGCCGATGACACCTTCAGTACTGTAGTTCAGATCTTCGGTGATCGTTTTGAAGCTGACATTTTTGTTTCCGTCTATATGATAGAGGACGACATCATCATCCGTAATGGAATCCGATTCGGAAGCATCTACTTCAGTAATTTCATGATCGTCTATGAACAGGTTGAACCAGTAGTATGTGTAGTTTTCGTCAAATAGTATATGGTGCTTGATCTCAGGTTCAACACGACGTCTCTTCTTGTCACTGTCGATCGGGTATGGGAACATCTTTACATTCTTGAGCCCGAATTCCTGTGACATTTCATTGAAGGCCAGGTGGTTGAAAGTATATGACCGCGTTGTCAGCAGGCACTGATTATATGGTGTCAGGTCTGTCTGTATGCGCTCATCTTCAGAGAGCAGGTTACCATCAAACGTCTCCAACCCGCGTTCCTTTGCCCGTTTTGGATTGGAATTGAGAAGATCCGATATGAGTACAGGAATCTCATGATCCTGCAGATGTTCTGCGAGTTCAAGAGAAAATCTGTTTTCCCCGATGATGATGACGCCTGGAGCTTCTGTACTTGAAAGTTTGAGGAATTTGCTCAACGGTTTGAAGCTGAAGCCATAGATGACCACTGTTACAAAGACGAATCCAAATGTCACCGGCACAATATGATCTGCCATCTCGACCTCCTGGGCGATGAAAAGTCCCGCAAAGAACTCCGCCACTGCCAGGGCAACGATGCCCCTCGGCGCTACAAGAGAAACGAATGCACGCTCCTTGAAGGCAATCCCTGAGTTTATTGTCGATAGAAGGATGTATGCCGGGCGTATTATGAGGATCATGACAATACAGAAGATGACCAGCTGCCAGCTGATGACTTCATTGAGCACTTCCCTGGTCAATGACGAAGTGATCAGTATGAAGACTGTGGAAACCAGTATGAGTGTCATCTCATCAATGAAATGATCCGATTCCTTGTAGATCAGACTATGATTTTTGAGTCTTGCCATCACAAGCCCGAATATCGTGACAGCGAGCAGTCCGGATTCATGAAGCACTGCATCACTGAGGCTGAAGATGAGCAGTATGAAGACGAATTGGACCGGGGCCATCAGGTTCTGTGGGACGAAATCCCATTTTATCAGCCATCTGAAAAGATAGGATGCACCAAAGCCAAGGACGAAGGCCACCGCAAATCCGAGGATATACTCCATGAAATATCCCAGCCCGAATCCTTGATCTATCATCTGGAAAACATAAAAAGCAAAAAGGGCGAATAATGGACCCACAGGGTCTAGAATGATGCTTTCCCATTTCAATATGGAGTTTACGGAGTTCTTCACCTTCGCTTGCTTGAGCAATGGCTGGATGACAGTCGGTCCTGTCACAATGAACAGTCCACCGAGTACAAATGAAATGGATAATGGCAAGTCCAATATGAAGTACATGGCCAGTGCGCCCATCACCCAGGCCAGAACAGCACCAATGGTGATGA contains these protein-coding regions:
- a CDS encoding glycosyltransferase family 2 protein, with the protein product MIWHLIWILLLTACLISGFLIYRNPRFIGSSRSTEENISIIIPARNEAHNLPALLDSIHMQTYKNWEVIIADDGSTDGTRRVGEASGATVIDVPEDEWRGKSHACHHAASHARYGILIFMDADTAFTDADSLARIRRQYQLQEDRGVLSIQPFHQTVRFYETFSAIFNIVTITGMNIFSAFGERMQTSTVFGPFLMTNRRDYAFTGGHMNAKETLIEGMGIYRGYHDVDLPITLYMGHGVLQFRMYPEGLHSVVKGWQKHIASGAENTEASVMALIMLWLSGTIIAPIYLVTTAIWHIETLLLPSAFYIFYALQFMWMARKVIRLPWYSHILYPLYSLFFFHVYARSFIQTRITKKVEWKDRKIDLKKRK
- a CDS encoding cation:proton antiporter; this translates as MNIEVPLMLLIVLFIGLGILSQWVAAMIKWPAIVVMSIAGLLVGPIFQLVNPEQMMGSELFSTIVSLAVAIILFEGSSNLDYRELPGVSKAIARIITIGAVLAWVMGALAMYFILDLPLSISFVLGGLFIVTGPTVIQPLLKQAKVKNSVNSILKWESIILDPVGPLFALFAFYVFQMIDQGFGLGYFMEYILGFAVAFVLGFGASYLFRWLIKWDFVPQNLMAPVQFVFILLIFSLSDAVLHESGLLAVTIFGLVMARLKNHSLIYKESDHFIDEMTLILVSTVFILITSSLTREVLNEVISWQLVIFCIVMILIIRPAYILLSTINSGIAFKERAFVSLVAPRGIVALAVAEFFAGLFIAQEVEMADHIVPVTFGFVFVTVVIYGFSFKPLSKFLKLSSTEAPGVIIIGENRFSLELAEHLQDHEIPVLISDLLNSNPKRAKERGLETFDGNLLSEDERIQTDLTPYNQCLLTTRSYTFNHLAFNEMSQEFGLKNVKMFPYPIDSDKKRRRVEPEIKHHILFDENYTYYWFNLFIDDHEITEVDASESDSITDDDVVLYHIDGNKNVSFKTITEDLNYSTEGVIGILKGAHSFKEKKKNGES